The following are from one region of the Nostoc cf. commune SO-36 genome:
- a CDS encoding CHAT domain-containing protein translates to MSPLISIVIINYNREAYLQEAIASVLKQTWQDLELLIWDDGSTDGSVAIANAYAQQDRRVRVVQADHQGLAASCKTAISQTSGTYIGIVDSDDILAPTALTQTATVLNRHPEAGFVYTDYLNIDQEGKVLSYGHRCDIPYSQAGLLVDFMTFHFRLMRRSVYEQVGGANESFSSCAYDYDLCLRLSEVAQVRRVQEPLYLYRIHSQSISVTRRTEQILCSQKAIAQALWRRGLANKLQIDVELPAGRFLLRRKKPLLSSIAASVLAIVPLVSAMSAGLAQAQQIVPAVDGTNTIVTPNGNRLDITGGTTSGDGVNLFHSFQQFGISPEQIANFQANPALQNILGRITGGNASVINGLIQVTGGNANLFLMNPAGFIFGANASLNVPSAFTVTTANGIGFGSSWFNAIGVNDYNALVGNPNGFAFSTNQPGAIVNAGNLTVGAGQKLNLLGGNVVNTGQLSAPGGQITVTSVPGENWVRLSQPGNLLSLEIQPLASSSNQPNNWTIPIASLPELLTVGNTETGLTASPDGTVQLTGSNVTIPATPGTTIVSGIVDVSSQTGGTVAALGKRVAVIDANINASGNNGGGRVLIGGDYQGKGTLPNAEQTYIGSNSVINADSNLNGNGGRVIVWSDKTTGFFGNITARGGLNSGNGGFVEVSGKENLIYRGNTDLSAKSGITGNLLLDPTDINIIDVPNAPEDSLLPEIFQDASPGAIFTISKDALESQNAAVTLEATNNITIANGVSLNFVNDGGGAIAFTADADGDGFGAFTMGTSDTITTDGRDISISGASLSLGIINTSSFFIDEGGEFTTNGSGGNVTLSAINNITGGDIITRGEDNETTRGGDISVISSSGAISLGNIDTSATSTDRNSNATAGSVLIDTSSNTTNTPSNISLTSIKTEGIILDGFGYGINATGTGGKVTISTSGSGAVSLTGSFINNADREASISTIAVGSGYGTTTQNGAIAIQHGGGRTNDPFTVGQLTVNGTTAAIDAGSSIITTGSFPVLPTGGTALNTPAGITINSVNIPPQLTANSQLPDTQTNQSVTFTFASLAAQVTDADTDITSIRIDAVNTGTLTVNGVLVEPGVTTLSGTETLVYTPPTDANGSLNAFVISANDVVSSSAPVQVAINVTVPPVIEPPVIEPPIIEPPVIEPPVIEPPIIELPACTFQCITITPPNPPPNLNPRTDPPVINPDRTPEGSFTDDFADHLGIPTPRTKTLDDAKEIAREIEEATGAKPAFIYTSFVPVEILPEENLGKDQKFTKQLNTIAEQGSDQLEVVVVTGKGDPIRKRIPETTRAKVLEVAKEFRDQIVSPQNRRRTGYLRSSQQLYRWIIAPLEADLQTRGINNLVFLPDVGLRSTPMAALHDGKGFLVEKYSIGLMPSLSLTNTLYKDIKKSQILALGVSQSTQGQEPLPAVPIELSTLTSKLWQGKLLLDKQATLENLKTIRRQQPFGIIHMATHADFTTGALSNSYIQLWEDKLRLNQLRQLRLNEPEVEMLVLSACRTALGDEESELGFAGLAVLAGVKTTVASLWSVNDAGTAALMTKFYENLRTAPIKAEALRQAQIAMVKGQIYIKNGQVEGLGVVGNLPLPTDSVDETEQSLMHPYYWAGFTMVGNPW, encoded by the coding sequence ATGTCGCCACTGATCTCCATTGTCATCATCAATTACAACCGGGAGGCTTACCTTCAAGAAGCGATCGCCAGCGTCTTAAAGCAGACATGGCAAGACTTGGAGTTATTAATTTGGGATGATGGCTCTACAGATGGATCGGTGGCGATCGCTAACGCTTATGCTCAACAAGATAGACGAGTGCGAGTAGTCCAAGCAGACCATCAAGGACTTGCCGCGAGTTGTAAGACAGCAATCAGCCAAACTAGTGGCACTTACATCGGTATAGTAGACAGCGATGATATCCTTGCCCCCACCGCCCTTACCCAAACCGCTACAGTTCTCAACCGCCACCCAGAAGCAGGATTTGTTTACACCGACTACTTAAATATTGATCAAGAAGGCAAAGTTCTCAGTTACGGTCATCGTTGTGACATTCCTTACTCTCAAGCAGGTCTGTTGGTGGACTTCATGACTTTCCACTTCCGCCTAATGCGCCGTTCAGTTTACGAACAGGTGGGAGGTGCTAACGAATCTTTCTCTAGCTGTGCCTATGATTATGACCTATGTCTGCGACTTTCAGAAGTAGCCCAAGTGCGCCGAGTGCAAGAGCCACTCTACCTCTACCGGATTCACTCTCAAAGCATATCTGTCACCAGAAGAACAGAACAAATACTCTGCTCACAGAAGGCGATCGCTCAAGCACTTTGGCGGCGAGGATTAGCAAATAAGTTACAAATCGATGTAGAATTACCCGCAGGTCGCTTCCTATTACGGCGCAAAAAACCTCTACTGTCTAGCATTGCCGCTTCAGTGTTAGCTATTGTACCTCTGGTGAGTGCCATGAGTGCGGGATTAGCCCAAGCGCAACAAATTGTCCCTGCGGTCGATGGAACAAACACAATTGTTACACCTAACGGCAATCGGCTTGATATTACTGGCGGTACAACTTCTGGAGATGGTGTCAACCTCTTCCACAGCTTTCAACAATTTGGAATTTCACCAGAACAAATCGCCAACTTTCAAGCTAACCCAGCGTTACAAAATATCCTTGGTCGAATTACAGGCGGGAATGCCTCGGTTATCAATGGCTTAATTCAGGTGACAGGTGGCAATGCTAACCTTTTCTTGATGAATCCAGCCGGATTTATTTTTGGAGCAAACGCCAGTTTAAATGTGCCTAGTGCTTTCACGGTGACAACAGCTAATGGCATCGGTTTTGGCAGCAGTTGGTTCAATGCGATCGGTGTTAATGACTACAATGCCTTAGTTGGAAACCCCAACGGATTTGCCTTTAGTACGAACCAACCAGGAGCGATCGTCAATGCTGGAAATTTGACAGTAGGTGCTGGGCAAAAGTTGAATTTATTGGGCGGTAATGTAGTCAATACCGGGCAACTTTCAGCACCGGGAGGGCAAATTACAGTCACATCCGTACCAGGGGAAAATTGGGTGCGTCTCAGTCAGCCAGGAAATCTTTTAAGTTTAGAAATTCAGCCCCTCGCCTCTAGCAGCAACCAACCCAATAACTGGACAATCCCTATTGCATCTTTACCAGAATTGCTCACAGTTGGTAATACTGAAACTGGGTTAACTGCTAGTCCTGATGGAACTGTGCAACTAACAGGCTCTAATGTCACGATTCCCGCAACTCCAGGGACAACGATTGTTTCGGGCATTGTGGATGTATCGAGTCAAACAGGCGGTACAGTAGCTGCTTTGGGTAAACGAGTTGCGGTGATTGATGCCAATATTAATGCCTCTGGAAACAATGGTGGCGGCAGAGTGCTAATTGGCGGCGATTACCAAGGTAAGGGGACTTTACCCAACGCCGAGCAGACTTATATAGGCTCAAACTCCGTCATTAATGCCGATAGCAATTTGAATGGTAATGGTGGGCGGGTGATTGTTTGGAGTGATAAGACAACGGGATTTTTTGGCAATATTACCGCTCGTGGCGGTCTTAACTCCGGCAATGGTGGTTTTGTAGAAGTGTCGGGTAAGGAAAACCTGATTTACCGTGGCAATACTGACTTGAGTGCCAAAAGTGGTATTACTGGCAACTTGCTGCTAGATCCGACCGATATCAACATCATTGATGTTCCTAACGCACCCGAAGATAGCCTTCTGCCGGAAATTTTTCAAGATGCTTCCCCAGGTGCTATTTTCACGATTTCCAAAGACGCTTTAGAAAGTCAAAATGCTGCTGTTACTTTAGAAGCAACTAATAATATTACGATCGCTAATGGCGTATCCTTGAATTTTGTTAATGATGGTGGCGGCGCGATCGCTTTTACCGCAGACGCAGATGGTGATGGTTTCGGTGCTTTTACGATGGGGACATCTGACACCATCACAACTGATGGCAGAGATATAAGCATTTCAGGAGCTAGCCTATCTTTGGGAATCATCAATACTAGCAGCTTCTTTATCGACGAGGGAGGTGAATTTACTACTAATGGCAGTGGTGGTAATGTCACCTTGTCTGCAATAAACAATATTACTGGTGGTGATATTATCACTAGAGGGGAAGATAATGAGACAACAAGAGGCGGCGATATTAGTGTTATAAGTAGCAGTGGCGCTATCAGCCTGGGAAATATTGACACTAGCGCTACTTCCACTGACAGGAACAGCAATGCTACAGCTGGTTCAGTCCTAATCGATACATCTAGCAACACTACAAATACACCCAGTAATATCTCACTAACTTCAATTAAAACTGAGGGAATTATCTTAGATGGCTTTGGATACGGCATCAATGCTACAGGCACAGGAGGTAAAGTTACAATCAGTACCTCTGGCTCTGGTGCTGTCAGTTTAACGGGCAGTTTTATTAATAATGCAGATAGAGAAGCCAGCATTTCTACTATTGCCGTAGGTAGTGGTTATGGCACAACTACCCAAAACGGTGCGATCGCAATTCAACATGGCGGAGGAAGAACCAATGATCCATTCACAGTGGGTCAATTGACCGTGAACGGCACAACGGCTGCGATCGATGCTGGTAGTTCTATCATTACCACGGGTAGCTTTCCAGTTCTTCCCACTGGTGGCACAGCACTAAATACCCCAGCAGGAATTACAATCAATTCTGTAAATATACCCCCCCAACTCACTGCCAATTCTCAGTTACCTGATACTCAAACTAATCAGTCGGTAACTTTTACTTTTGCCAGTTTAGCGGCACAAGTTACCGATGCTGATACAGATATCACATCCATTCGGATTGATGCAGTGAATACCGGAACTCTAACTGTGAATGGTGTTCTTGTGGAACCTGGCGTTACCACCTTATCTGGAACAGAAACTTTAGTTTATACTCCTCCAACTGATGCTAATGGCTCACTAAATGCTTTTGTTATTAGTGCAAATGATGTCGTTTCATCTTCTGCACCTGTACAGGTAGCAATCAACGTCACTGTCCCGCCAGTTATTGAGCCGCCAGTTATTGAGCCGCCAATTATTGAGCCGCCAGTTATTGAGCCGCCAGTTATTGAGCCGCCAATTATTGAGCTTCCTGCCTGCACATTCCAGTGCATCACAATTACACCACCTAATCCCCCCCCTAACCTTAATCCTAGAACTGATCCCCCTGTTATTAATCCCGATCGCACTCCTGAAGGCAGTTTCACAGATGATTTTGCTGACCATTTAGGCATCCCTACTCCGAGAACGAAAACATTAGATGATGCCAAAGAAATTGCTCGCGAAATTGAAGAAGCTACTGGTGCGAAACCTGCATTCATTTACACCAGTTTTGTCCCTGTAGAGATTCTACCAGAGGAAAATTTAGGTAAAGATCAAAAATTTACTAAACAGTTGAATACCATAGCAGAACAAGGTAGCGACCAACTAGAAGTAGTGGTAGTAACTGGAAAAGGCGATCCTATCCGCAAGCGTATCCCAGAAACGACCAGAGCCAAAGTTCTCGAAGTAGCTAAGGAATTTCGTGACCAAATCGTTAGCCCACAAAACCGCCGCCGCACTGGTTATTTGCGTTCATCTCAACAACTTTATCGCTGGATTATTGCACCACTAGAAGCAGATTTACAGACTAGAGGAATCAACAATCTGGTTTTTTTACCAGATGTCGGCTTACGTTCAACCCCAATGGCAGCCCTTCACGATGGTAAAGGATTTCTAGTAGAAAAATACAGTATTGGCTTGATGCCCAGTCTCAGCTTGACTAACACCCTCTACAAAGACATTAAAAAATCTCAAATTTTAGCGTTAGGGGTTTCTCAAAGTACTCAAGGACAAGAACCTTTACCAGCAGTCCCCATTGAGTTATCAACACTAACGTCTAAACTGTGGCAGGGCAAGTTATTGTTAGACAAACAAGCCACCTTAGAAAATCTCAAAACAATTCGCCGTCAACAACCTTTTGGGATTATTCACATGGCAACCCATGCCGATTTTACTACTGGCGCTTTGAGTAATTCCTATATTCAACTGTGGGAAGATAAGTTACGCTTAAACCAATTACGGCAGTTGCGGTTGAATGAACCCGAAGTTGAAATGCTGGTGTTGAGTGCTTGTAGAACAGCTTTAGGTGATGAAGAATCCGAACTGGGATTTGCAGGTTTAGCGGTGCTAGCAGGAGTGAAAACTACTGTTGCTAGTCTTTGGTCAGTTAATGATGCCGGCACAGCAGCATTGATGACAAAATTTTATGAGAACTTGAGAACAGCGCCGATTAAAGCAGAAGCTCTCAGACAGGCTCAGATAGCTATGGTGAAAGGGCAGATTTACATCAAGAATGGACAAGTAGAAGGTTTGGGAGTAGTGGGGAACTTGCCTTTACCTACTGACAGTGTTGATGAAACCGAACAATCACTTATGCATCCTTATTATTGGGCTGGATTTACAATGGTTGGTAATCCTTGGTAA
- a CDS encoding M24 family metallopeptidase, translating to MNEEVSKKLELIRQTLRENELQGVRLRGTDWFAWATAGASNTVLLTAETGVAEVLVTTEDAWVLTDEIEAQRLKDEELPANFKVHINPWADGAARESFVRDATGGGKTASDRPISNLEQPLPPSLQNHKRVMMSSELERYRQVGQKASQAMTEVLKVAKPTWTEYQLAGAGAEALWAKGLHPALTLVAGERRLPLYRHATPTAEQIGQQAMLVFCARGYGLYANLTRFVCFGKLSDERAELHSHVREIEAVVLNLSQPGTTLDTAYNALAQAYKQHGFPNAIREHHQGGTTGYLAREIVANPTTTDTLTEGVAVAWNPSLAGAKVEDTFVILKDGKLENLTFDPNFPNVEVEGRLRPVPLYN from the coding sequence ATGAACGAAGAAGTCTCCAAAAAACTAGAGTTAATCAGACAAACCTTGCGTGAAAATGAACTGCAAGGCGTGCGTTTGCGCGGTACAGACTGGTTTGCCTGGGCGACAGCTGGCGCTTCTAACACCGTGCTACTGACTGCCGAAACTGGCGTAGCAGAAGTATTAGTAACTACTGAAGATGCTTGGGTATTGACGGATGAAATTGAAGCGCAGCGTCTTAAGGATGAAGAATTGCCTGCTAATTTTAAGGTGCATATCAACCCTTGGGCTGATGGTGCTGCCCGTGAGTCTTTTGTTCGTGATGCAACTGGCGGTGGGAAAACAGCTAGCGATCGCCCCATCTCCAATTTAGAACAGCCATTACCCCCATCTCTGCAAAATCATAAACGGGTAATGATGTCAAGTGAATTAGAGCGATATCGTCAAGTTGGGCAAAAAGCTAGTCAGGCAATGACAGAGGTACTCAAAGTCGCCAAGCCAACTTGGACAGAATATCAGTTAGCGGGTGCGGGTGCAGAGGCATTATGGGCGAAAGGGCTGCATCCAGCGCTGACACTGGTAGCGGGTGAGAGGCGTTTACCGCTATACCGTCATGCTACACCCACAGCAGAACAGATTGGGCAGCAAGCGATGCTGGTATTTTGCGCTAGAGGTTACGGTTTGTATGCAAATCTGACGCGATTTGTTTGTTTTGGTAAGCTTTCAGACGAACGGGCGGAATTGCATTCTCATGTGCGCGAAATAGAAGCAGTAGTTTTAAATTTGTCCCAACCCGGAACCACTCTCGACACAGCTTATAACGCACTAGCCCAAGCTTATAAGCAGCATGGATTTCCCAATGCCATCCGCGAACATCACCAGGGAGGAACCACTGGATATTTAGCACGAGAAATCGTAGCAAATCCAACTACTACTGATACTTTGACAGAAGGCGTTGCTGTCGCTTGGAACCCTAGTTTAGCAGGGGCAAAGGTTGAAGATACTTTTGTGATTCTCAAGGA
- a CDS encoding zinc-dependent alcohol dehydrogenase family protein, which produces MKAVLMTAAGNPEVLQIQEVPNPAVPGNTELLVRLVAAGINPIDTKLRSRGTFYPDRLPTILGCDGAGIVESVGDSVQRFRPGDEVYFCYGGLGAHQGNYAEYTVVDERFVARKPASISFAEAAAAPLVLITAWEALYERGRLEPGERVLIHAGAGGVGHVAIQLAKLKGATVATTVGSEEKANFVKELGADHVIFYKQTDFVQAVLDWTGGEGVDLAFDTVGGETFHKSFPAVRVYGDIVTILEPDANTVWKTARQRNLRISLELMLTPALLKLEESLQHHAEILEQSATWIDQGKLKIHVSHKFPLQEAAKAHQLIESGSVTAKIVLLISDE; this is translated from the coding sequence GTGAAAGCAGTCTTGATGACAGCAGCAGGCAATCCCGAAGTTCTGCAAATACAGGAAGTCCCAAACCCTGCTGTTCCTGGGAATACTGAACTTTTAGTGCGTTTGGTGGCAGCTGGCATTAACCCCATTGACACGAAACTTCGTAGCCGAGGCACTTTCTACCCCGATCGCTTGCCGACAATTTTAGGATGCGATGGTGCCGGAATCGTAGAATCAGTAGGTGATAGCGTTCAGCGTTTTCGCCCAGGTGATGAAGTATATTTTTGCTATGGTGGTTTAGGCGCACACCAAGGAAATTATGCTGAATATACCGTTGTGGATGAGCGGTTTGTGGCACGTAAACCCGCCTCTATCTCCTTTGCCGAAGCAGCAGCAGCGCCTTTAGTCTTAATCACCGCTTGGGAAGCATTATATGAACGGGGACGATTAGAACCAGGAGAACGGGTTTTGATCCATGCGGGTGCTGGTGGTGTTGGTCATGTAGCAATTCAATTGGCAAAACTCAAAGGTGCTACTGTTGCTACCACAGTAGGTTCTGAAGAAAAGGCTAATTTCGTCAAAGAACTAGGTGCTGATCATGTAATTTTTTACAAACAAACAGACTTTGTGCAAGCAGTATTAGATTGGACTGGTGGCGAAGGCGTAGACTTGGCTTTTGATACCGTAGGCGGCGAAACCTTTCACAAAAGCTTCCCCGCAGTGCGAGTGTATGGCGATATTGTGACGATTCTCGAACCAGATGCCAACACTGTTTGGAAAACTGCCAGACAACGCAACCTCCGCATTAGTTTAGAATTAATGCTAACACCAGCCTTGCTAAAATTAGAAGAAAGCCTCCAGCACCACGCAGAAATTCTCGAACAATCTGCCACCTGGATCGACCAAGGCAAATTAAAAATCCATGTTAGTCACAAATTTCCTTTGCAAGAAGCAGCTAAAGCCCACCAACTAATTGAAAGCGGTTCTGTGACGGCTAAAATTGTTCTGCTGATTAGCGACGAATGA
- a CDS encoding pentapeptide repeat-containing protein, whose translation MVIDLRPDNTSFSDTFYQLLRKELGAKPLGLDLSYALILGDFVGSDLGLRTPLYAQAIAPIFTTTEQEELERLRLVCLDSLPISATSSAYALPKSKDCRSLLGTESTPSSEIAVFRGVLTLVKTRFNGEVKFYNTFFLQSVNAQGATFLQPTNWTETRFARPVSFTSANFQQPSDFQGSIFFEKANFKKTKFQELTDFQGSIFEKAANFNQAIFKQLAKFSNVKWQENADFSDVRFANQVQFTKANFNQSLLLTEATFEQAVSFREAEFNQLVNLQGANILNQADFSDARFSTEACLSVPGLTFNSNQAKILGNPGQIGKMFCIPTLQGNQNILRNLGQNFRQQQQIADANELEYTKQRLRLIEFGHRLTATNINSASVASLINLGFSPTQAQAIAQRRLIKLFRNNSDLLTIADIDLEKYTQLSDRLIVGETLSIGGWLLQAWSWLALSILLLLSGYGTNFWLVFGVGGLAIAYFGLLFWLVDRCRRLHPVPIIPTSYETISILVSFSVLEFFSLLAIFRNTEQPWLTLGCLFTIIVPVPTALLIRLYQQGRYHDLMDVSYFTEDGTFRQLRLLIGRLPVIPRNQTFRERYMPLLCDRRWNWLNYYDFSLNNLVKLGFNDIRLRDEHLPGIISALAWYQWSLGVIYITLVLWTLSRTIPGLNLLIYLK comes from the coding sequence ATGGTGATTGATTTGCGCCCAGATAACACCAGCTTTAGTGATACTTTTTACCAACTGCTGCGAAAAGAACTAGGAGCAAAACCTCTCGGTTTAGACCTCAGCTATGCCTTAATTTTGGGGGATTTTGTGGGCAGCGATTTGGGTTTAAGAACACCATTGTACGCCCAAGCAATCGCTCCTATTTTCACCACTACTGAACAAGAAGAACTAGAACGTTTGCGCTTAGTTTGTTTGGATTCACTGCCGATATCTGCAACTAGCTCTGCCTATGCTTTACCCAAGTCGAAAGATTGCCGATCGCTTTTAGGAACAGAGTCAACCCCATCCAGTGAAATCGCCGTCTTTCGTGGTGTCTTGACACTAGTAAAAACTCGCTTTAATGGCGAAGTTAAATTTTATAATACATTTTTTCTTCAGTCTGTCAATGCCCAAGGTGCAACTTTTCTCCAACCCACAAACTGGACTGAAACTAGATTTGCTCGTCCCGTTAGTTTCACCAGTGCTAACTTCCAGCAACCAAGCGATTTTCAAGGTAGTATATTTTTTGAAAAAGCTAACTTTAAAAAAACTAAATTTCAGGAATTGACTGATTTTCAAGGTAGTATTTTTGAAAAGGCTGCCAACTTTAACCAAGCAATTTTTAAACAATTGGCTAAATTTAGTAACGTAAAATGGCAAGAAAATGCTGATTTTTCTGATGTGCGTTTTGCCAATCAAGTGCAGTTTACTAAAGCAAATTTTAATCAGTCGCTCCTGTTAACAGAAGCGACCTTTGAGCAAGCTGTGAGCTTCCGAGAAGCAGAGTTTAACCAATTGGTAAATCTGCAAGGTGCGAACATACTTAATCAAGCCGATTTTAGTGATGCGAGGTTTTCTACAGAGGCTTGTTTAAGCGTACCTGGTTTAACTTTTAACTCCAACCAAGCAAAAATTTTAGGCAATCCCGGTCAGATTGGTAAGATGTTTTGCATCCCTACATTGCAAGGCAATCAAAACATCTTACGGAATTTGGGACAAAACTTCCGTCAGCAACAGCAAATTGCGGATGCGAATGAATTGGAATATACAAAACAACGACTACGATTAATAGAGTTCGGCCATCGTCTGACGGCTACAAATATTAATAGTGCTTCCGTAGCCAGCTTGATTAACCTGGGTTTTTCTCCAACTCAAGCTCAAGCGATCGCCCAGCGTCGTTTAATAAAATTATTTCGTAACAACAGTGATTTACTCACCATAGCAGACATCGATTTAGAAAAATATACCCAACTGAGCGATCGCTTAATTGTTGGCGAAACCCTTTCTATCGGTGGATGGTTACTACAAGCTTGGAGTTGGTTGGCATTAAGTATACTGCTGTTGTTGAGTGGTTATGGTACAAATTTTTGGTTAGTGTTTGGTGTAGGAGGATTAGCGATCGCTTATTTCGGCTTATTATTTTGGCTAGTAGATCGCTGTCGGCGGCTGCATCCCGTACCCATTATTCCCACATCCTACGAAACCATTTCGATATTAGTCAGTTTTAGCGTTTTAGAATTCTTCAGTTTACTAGCTATTTTTCGCAATACTGAACAACCTTGGTTGACATTGGGGTGTCTTTTCACAATTATTGTCCCCGTTCCAACGGCTTTATTAATCCGACTTTACCAACAAGGTCGTTATCACGATTTAATGGATGTTTCTTACTTCACAGAAGACGGCACATTTCGCCAGTTACGATTGTTGATTGGACGTTTGCCAGTGATACCAAGGAATCAGACATTTCGGGAACGATATATGCCTCTTTTGTGCGATCGCCGTTGGAACTGGCTCAACTACTATGATTTTAGCCTCAACAATCTAGTCAAATTAGGATTTAACGACATTCGCCTGCGAGACGAACACCTACCTGGGATCATCTCTGCACTTGCTTGGTATCAATGGAGTTTGGGTGTAATTTACATCACGCTAGTTTTGTGGACACTTTCTCGCACAATTCCAGGATTAAATTTGCTGATTTATCTGAAGTAA
- a CDS encoding ShlB/FhaC/HecB family hemolysin secretion/activation protein has product MTKGTETRVKSEATTQQRIVYLSHQLDTWHLASTKWSKHSFSFKCSLLILPAVWIVTANGLRATADISTAKSAQNSSSPELQIVQETEPSPAIDSNQPEPKPESSPAPPETPQRIRVRKIQVVGSTVFNENDFNPVIKPFEERDLTLEEIRQAADAVTQLYLNKGYINSRAVADIRQSNTADGVVVIQVFEGRLTEINIEGTRRLNPSYIRSRIQLGAGIPLNTGKLEDQLKLLRLDPLFTNVEARLRPTGKVGQSILVVRVEEANPLTGSLGVDNYSPPSIGAERLGIELRSRNLTGMGDELAGSYYHTLSGGSDAFDFSYQVPVNAMNGKVQIRAALNRNEITEPPFDALNIRANQDLYEINYRQPLMRSPREEFALSLGFTYQDGQTFIFNNRPQFFGIGPDANGVSRTSVIKFAQDYTKREPQGAWFLRSQFNFGVDILDATINNDPIPDGRFFSWLGQIQRVQQLNNDNLLLIQADLQLTPDSLLPSQQFVIGGGQSIRGYRQNIRSGDNGFRVAIEDRFTVQRDKSGISTIQLAPFLDMGAVWNQSNNPNQLPNQNFLVGAGLGFLWNQALGIDNLFLRLDYGFPFIDLSDRGNNAQDDGFYFSLRYQP; this is encoded by the coding sequence ATGACAAAAGGAACAGAAACTCGTGTTAAGTCTGAAGCAACGACTCAGCAAAGAATTGTCTATCTCTCTCATCAGTTAGACACTTGGCATCTAGCGAGTACTAAATGGAGTAAGCACAGTTTCAGTTTCAAGTGCAGCTTGCTAATTCTGCCTGCGGTGTGGATTGTAACTGCCAATGGACTTAGAGCGACAGCCGATATCTCTACAGCAAAATCGGCTCAAAATAGCAGTTCCCCTGAGTTACAAATAGTACAGGAAACAGAACCTTCCCCAGCAATTGACTCTAATCAACCAGAACCAAAGCCGGAATCATCCCCAGCACCACCAGAAACACCACAACGCATTCGGGTTCGCAAAATCCAGGTTGTAGGTAGCACAGTTTTTAATGAAAATGATTTTAATCCAGTTATCAAACCGTTTGAAGAACGGGATTTAACTTTAGAAGAAATCAGACAAGCCGCCGATGCTGTTACCCAGCTTTACCTAAATAAAGGTTATATAAATTCCAGAGCAGTTGCAGACATTCGACAATCTAATACCGCCGATGGTGTTGTGGTAATTCAGGTGTTTGAAGGGCGTTTGACAGAGATTAACATCGAAGGGACGCGGCGATTAAACCCATCTTATATTCGTAGTCGCATCCAACTAGGTGCTGGTATCCCTTTGAATACTGGTAAACTCGAAGATCAACTGAAGCTGTTGCGACTCGATCCCTTATTTACAAATGTAGAAGCGCGTCTGCGTCCAACGGGTAAAGTTGGTCAAAGTATTCTCGTTGTTAGAGTTGAAGAGGCAAACCCTTTAACTGGTAGCTTGGGTGTAGATAATTATTCCCCTCCCAGCATTGGGGCAGAAAGATTGGGTATTGAACTGCGATCGCGCAATTTAACCGGTATGGGAGATGAGTTAGCAGGCTCCTATTATCACACACTCTCTGGTGGTTCCGATGCCTTTGATTTTAGCTATCAAGTTCCCGTGAACGCCATGAATGGCAAGGTGCAAATTCGAGCGGCATTGAATCGCAACGAAATCACTGAACCACCCTTTGATGCGCTTAATATTCGCGCAAACCAGGATCTTTATGAAATCAATTATCGTCAACCATTGATGCGATCGCCAAGAGAAGAATTTGCCCTATCTTTAGGATTTACCTATCAAGATGGTCAAACCTTCATTTTCAATAATCGCCCACAATTTTTTGGCATTGGGCCTGATGCCAATGGCGTTAGCCGCACCAGTGTAATTAAATTTGCTCAAGATTATACCAAGCGCGAACCTCAAGGAGCTTGGTTTTTGCGATCGCAATTTAATTTTGGCGTTGATATCTTAGATGCAACCATCAACAATGACCCCATACCCGATGGTCGCTTTTTCAGTTGGTTAGGACAAATACAGCGCGTGCAGCAACTCAATAACGATAACTTGTTGCTCATCCAAGCAGACTTGCAACTAACACCAGATAGCCTTTTACCTTCGCAGCAATTTGTCATTGGCGGTGGACAATCTATAAGGGGATATCGCCAAAATATCCGTTCTGGGGATAATGGATTTCGGGTAGCGATTGAAGATCGTTTCACAGTGCAACGCGATAAATCTGGAATATCTACAATTCAACTTGCACCATTTCTAGACATGGGAGCCGTCTGGAATCAGTCTAATAACCCCAATCAGCTACCCAATCAAAATTTTTTAGTAGGCGCAGGCTTAGGATTCCTGTGGAATCAGGCATTAGGAATTGATAATCTCTTTTTGCGGCTCGATTATGGATTTCCATTTATCGATCTGAGCGATCGTGGTAATAACGCTCAAGATGATGGCTTTTACTTCAGCCTTCGCTATCAACCCTAA